The sequence AGAGTTTGTGCTTCTTGATAGCGTCTCTGTAAGTTATAAAGTCCTGCCAGATTATTCAAACTAGTTACAAAATCAGGATGTGATTCACCCAAAAGTTTTTTTCTCATTTGTAAAGTTTGCAGGTAAAGAATTTCTGCTTCTGAATAACGCTTCTGTAAACGGTAAAGTGTTGCAAGATTATTCAAACTATTTGCAACTTCCGGATGTGACTCCCCCAAAAGTTTTTTTCTCATTTGCAAAGCTTGTTTGCAATGAGACTCTGCTTCTGAATAATTTCCCTGTGAACTATAAAGTACTGCAAGATTGTTTAAATTTTGTGCAATATCAGGATGTTCTTCACCAAGTAATTTTTTCCTTACTTGCAAAGCTTGTAGATAAAGAGGTTCTGCTTCTGAATAACGCTCCTGTGAATCGTAAAGTGCTGCTAGATTATTCAGACTTAATGCAACATCTGGATGTGATTCACCCAGCAGTTTAATTCCCATCTCTAAAGCTTGTTTATAAAGGGGTTCTGCTTCTGAATAACGTCCCTGCGAATTGTAAAGTACTGCCAGATTATTCAAACTTTGTACAACATTGGGATGTTCTTCCCCTAATAGTTTTTTTCTTATTTGCAAAGCTTGTTTATAAAGGGGTTCTGCTTGCTGGTATCGTCCTTTTGAATAGTAAAGCACTGCAAGATTGTTCAAACCAGTCGCAAAATCATGATGCTCTTCTCCTACAAGTTTTTTCCAGATTCCCAAAGCTTTTAGGTAAAGAGGTTCTGCTTGTTCAAAACGTCCTTGTGAATTATAAAGTTTTGCAAGATTATTTAAACCAGTTGCAAAATCGTGATGCTCTTCCCCTAAAAGTTTTTTCCAGATTTCCAAAGCTTTTAGGTAAAGGGATTCTGGTTCTTGGAAATTCCCTAGAGAATAGTAAACTTCTGCCAAGTTATTAAAACTAGTTGCTACATCATAATGTTCTTCCCCAAAACGCTCTTTACTAATTGCTAAACATTTTTCGTAATAAAATAATGCTTTATTGTAAGCTGCTTGTCCTTTATAAAATTTACCTAAGCCAGTGAAGGGGATTATTAAATCTTCATCAGCTAAATAATCTTTTTGATGAATTACAGTTTCTATAAGATGAGGAATTTCTAAAGTAAGCTCTAGAATATCTGATTGGGTAGGAGTATTAGAAATTTTTTGTCCAATTGGAGCTATTACATAACAAAAGCCACGCTTCATATCCTCAACATCAGCTAATTCTTCGCGCTTACCTATCAAAAACTCTCGAATTAACTGATGCAATTGATAACTATTTTCCCCTTTATCCTCAAGTAAACTGAAATCTACCAAAAAGTCATCTCTAATATCTTCTAAATCTTCCTTATCTTCTTCTGGTAAACACTGCTCAACTAATTCCCAAGGAATCAGAGCTAAAGCAAAAATACTCAACAAACAAGCTAATTCTTGTGTTTCCTCTTTTAATTCTCGCCAACTTAGTTCAAAAGCAGCTTTAACTCCTAATTTTGCTGTCATGTCCCCCGATCTTTCTATCAAAGAACGATGTTCTAAAGCCAATCTTTGACACATTTTTATCAAAGATAAATTGGGTTTGCGCTGTAAATACCTTGCTACCAATTCCAAACCTAAAGGTAAGTATCCCAAGTCAGCACAAAGTTTTTTAGCTTCTTCTTTTTCCAGATCAACCCTTTCTTCCCCAACAAAAGAAACCAGCAATTCTAAAGCAGCATTTTCTTCTAAAACTTCTAAAATCACTCTTTTAAATGATTGTCCCAACCACTGTTGTCTGGTAGTTACTAAAATCTTAAATCTAGGTTCATTTGGAGGTAAATAGTCTTTTATCTGCTGGTATTCCCTAACATCATCAAACACCACCAATACATCGCCAGCTTGCCAATTTCTCCAGCAATATTTAACCTTGTTTAGTAAATAGAAATTATCTGGTGGTTGTAAACCAATTTCTCTGGCAAAGTCAATAATTTTAATTCCGACATCTTCATCTCGTACCGGAAACCAACAAATTCCACCAGAATATGTACCTTGTTTCCAATGGCGATCGCCATATTGCAGCGCTAGTTCTGTTTTACCGATACCACCCATACCAGTAATTGCCGAAATCGCTACCCGTTCGTTTTCCTGTAACTGCTGATGTAAGGTTTCTAAAACTTCCTCTCTTCCGACAAATTTAATTACACCGCTGCGAGGAAGGTTTTGAGGAATTGATTTTGGGGAAGTATCTATTGATGGAAGTGCAAATAACTGTCCCCCTTGATTATCTTGCCACCGCAAATACAACACGGGACGATACCATTGATTGCCTTCAACTCCCATTGCTTCCCTTCCCTGGCTTATAGCCACAGCAAGGGAATTCTTTTGCCCCAAGGAACGATAAAATTGCTTTGCGAATTCGGTTGCAGCATCAACCTTCACGGAATACTGCATTGCTACCACTGCGGGAATGCGATGATTGATCAAATTTTGAGCGCTACCGTTAAATACTGATTCACCTTCCAAAGTCATTGCTGACTGACAAGCACTCAGCACCACCAAAGCCAAACCACTAGTTTGATTCCCATCAGCAAAACCAGAGATTTGCAGTAATGCTCCCAACTCCCTAGCACTCACATAATCTGGTTTATCCCCTTCACCTTCAAACGCTAAATAACCTTGTGCTTTTGGTAATTCACTATTGCATTTACTGCAATGAGTAGTAGAAATTTGTTTAACTATAGCCCTACAGTTTTGATTCTTACATCTCTTCGCAAAGATTCCATGTCCATCAAAATGCACTACATGAGGAGCGTTATTTCCTTGATGTTCGATCAAATATGTTCTTAATTCATCAATTGTGGGATAATCTAATTCATCAAGATTGATATCGCCTGCTTCATTAGCAGTTTCCAATCCTTTACAAATAGCCTGCTGTTCTTTTTTTGAAAGTTTTTGCAGTCCTAATTCTTTATCAAAAGCAGCAGAAGATATAAGTAAAACATTTAGCTTCTCAACAGGTGTTAAGTTGGGAGGGAATTTATTATGAGCAATGTAGCGAGAGAAAGTTACTTGATGATGTAATAAAAAATCTTGTCCATCGTGTATTAATTCCCAAGGATAATCAGCTAACCTGGAACGTTTACTCGAATCATCTTCAAATCTTAATTGAAGGTGTAATTGAGTATTTTTGTTTTGAGCAAGTTGTAAAGCAGCTTTGAAAGCATCTTCAACTTTACCAGACGCAAACAACGAACGATATAAAGCTTGACCAATATTAACTAAATAATTGTTGTCAAAATCTTTCCCATTTTGAGCGAGAATACCAACATCCCTCATCCAATCTTTCTCTTTGCTAGAAAAATATTTAGGATTGAAACCAGTAACTTCCAAACTTCTGAGCAAAGTCATTCTGAAGTCATTTTCACCATTAAAAAACGGCAATGAAGAATCGGTTTCTCCAGACTGAGTCACAATAGATTTAAATCGCTTTTCGTTTATGGGAGACAGGTATAGCTCAAATATTTCCATCGCACTGCTTTATTAATGCTGTTGGTGAAGACGAATTAAAATCCTGGTTGTTCGTTTCCTTTCATTCCACCTTCGGTACTTGTCTCCAATAATTCATTCCAGCGTTCCGGATATTTCTTCTTATATATTCCCAGCATTTGTTCTTTATTTAACAACGGAGAAAGCTTTACTTTTACTTTTTGGACATCATCTTGACTGTTTCCCCCACCCAATTCGAGAACGTATATTTTAATTCCTCCCTTAGCTTCATTCTTCACCGTTACTTGCAATTCCAACTCTACAGAATCGACGCTGAGTAAGGGAATATCGTTTTCGTTTTCCGGTGCCTTTGTTAAAAGTTCTTGTTTAACCTGCTCGATTAGCTCTGAAAGTCCAATAAGGTTTTGTTCGGGCATGAGAATTTTCTACGAATAAGTGGGTATACATATTTACTTTTGGATAATCCCATAAATTGTTAAACACAGGTATCAAATTAATATTGTTTTCAGAATGAGGAGAAGTTATAAATTATGGGATGAGTACTAACTTTTGCTAGCATGATAACCGTGTCATCATGCTAATTATGATAGTATCATTTAAGAACCAGGGAACTGAAGATGTCTTTGATGGGAATGATTCAAAGGAAGCTCGAAAGCAATGTCCTATAAACTGTTGGGAAGTTGCACGTAGAAAATTAGACCAGCTTAATGCAGCATCATCCCTAGATGATATTAAAGTTCCACCGGGAAATAGGCTAGAAGCATTAAAAGGTGAACGTAAAGGTCAATATAGTATTCGGATTAACGATAAATATCGAATTTGCTTTATCTGGACTGTCCAAGATGCATCAGAAGTTGAAATAGTTGATTACCATTAGGAGATAATATAAAGATGAAAATACCAAAATTTAGACCCCCGACACATCCAGGTGAAATATTACTTAAAGATTTTCTCGAACCAATGGGAATAACTCAACGACAACTTGCAGATGCACTTCACGTTCCCTATCAGCGAATTAATGAACTTGTAAATCAAAAGCGAGGGATTACACCTAGTACAGCAATACGTTTATCAAAATTCTTTGGAAATAGTTCGCAGTTTTGGTTAAACCTTCAACAAAATTGGGAGCTATATCATGTTATGAAGGAAGAAGAAGAGGAAATAAAAACTATTTTCCAATTTAAAAGTGCAGGATAAATTGCAAATTTAATTCACCCAAAAATAACTTCTAAATCCAAACTAAACCCAATCAAGACATCTTCCCCAGACAAACTATCGGGAGAATCTAAAATTTCCACTTCCTTACCAATACGATAAATCTCCACCAGCTTATCTTTCGGATTAATCAACCAACCCAACCTCAAACCATTTTCAATATATTCGAGCATCTTTTTTCTAGTATCTTCCACGTCATCGCTTTCCGATACTAATTCCACCGCAAAATCGGGACACAAAGGTAAATATTTCTTTCTTTGTTGTGGTGTTAAAGCATCCCATCTTTCGATTTTTATCCAAGAAGCATCGGGGGAACGAGTTGCACCATTCGGAAGTTTAAAACCCGTCGAAGAATCAAAAGCTTTTCCTAATTTATTTTTACGATTCCAAACACCTAAATCGATATAAATTTCAAAATTACGATTCCCCGTTTCTCCCCCAGTTGGTGACATAATAATTAATTTTCCTTCAGCAGTTAATTCCAAACGCAATTCTTGATTAAAAGCGACAATCTGCTCAAATTCTTCATCTGTAAATTTGAGTGAGGGAGGTATTTGTAAACTTAAAGCTGTCATAATAATTCATCCTATAATATTTTGACTACATCTTCGTAAATTTCAGCCATCGTTATAGTTAAGTCAATTGAATCTAAACGTAATTCATCATTTTTACCCAAGATTTGCATTAACCAATTAACTTGACTATCTTGACGATAAATTTCTACCTTGATTTCATCCTGAGAAATTAAGACATATTCTTGTAAACTTTGAATATTTTGATAATTGAGACGTTTTTCTCGCTTATCTATAGTTTTAGTAGAATTAGATAATACTTCTACAATTAATTTTGGACTAGTTTTAAAATACCTTTCGTTATCATTAGGGTCACAAGTTACTAAAACATCAGGATAATAGAAAATATCAGCCTTTTGCACCTTGACTTTAACTTTCATGTCTGAGGCAAAAGTACGATAAGGAGTTCCGCGTAAATGGGGACGTAACAAAGCGATAATATTAGTAACTATCAAATTATGTTCTTCACTAGCTCCAGCCATTGCGAAAACTTCACCATCTACATATTCATGGCGAATTTCGCTGTTGTGTTCTAACTCTAGGTATTCTTTAATGGTAAGGAAATTGATTACGGACTGCATGATTTTTACCTTGAAATTTATATGATGATTAGAATCTCGATAATTTAACTAATGACTAGAGCTAAGTCAATAAAATCTAAGCGCAGTTTATCAAGTCTATTTTTAATCATATGAATCAACCAGTATAAATAGAACATTCAGTATTTTTGCTGGTGATAATTATTTTTCATTATAAATAGCATAAATAAGTAATTTGTTTTATAAAATATAGCGATTTTCTATCAAATGCAATATATTCCTCAACTAACTGAGGGAAGGGTTCTTTCTACTTCAAATACAGGATTAAGCGCTAAATTTTATATTGCAATGATTTTAGCTCTGAACTGAGAACAAAGATTTAATCGTAAAAATTACTAATTAACAATGAAAATATTAATCCAGCACCGTCATTACGAAAATGAAATTAGTGGCGTTTTAACTTATATTAACTCTATTATTCCAGGGCTTGAAGCCACAGGCACAGAAATAAAAACTATTTCTAGCAGAGAAGATAACTTACAAAAATGGCTCAGCTTAATTTTCTGGGCAGATATAGTTCATATGAACTCCAATGATTTGTTGTTTGCAATTTTATGTAAGGCTTTAGGGAAAAAAATCATTATTAAATATCATTACCTTTTCTATCAATCTACTCATACTAATTATGAGGAGATGACATTTACTCAAAGAATAAAAGCAGAATTGAAAAGAACCTTACCCAAAACAGATTATCCCTTAAAATGGAAATTATATACTTTTGTTAAATGGGCAAAACTTGCGGCACGCATTTCTACAGCTTTCTTCG comes from Rivularia sp. PCC 7116 and encodes:
- a CDS encoding tetratricopeptide repeat protein; amino-acid sequence: MTQSGETDSSLPFFNGENDFRMTLLRSLEVTGFNPKYFSSKEKDWMRDVGILAQNGKDFDNNYLVNIGQALYRSLFASGKVEDAFKAALQLAQNKNTQLHLQLRFEDDSSKRSRLADYPWELIHDGQDFLLHHQVTFSRYIAHNKFPPNLTPVEKLNVLLISSAAFDKELGLQKLSKKEQQAICKGLETANEAGDINLDELDYPTIDELRTYLIEHQGNNAPHVVHFDGHGIFAKRCKNQNCRAIVKQISTTHCSKCNSELPKAQGYLAFEGEGDKPDYVSARELGALLQISGFADGNQTSGLALVVLSACQSAMTLEGESVFNGSAQNLINHRIPAVVAMQYSVKVDAATEFAKQFYRSLGQKNSLAVAISQGREAMGVEGNQWYRPVLYLRWQDNQGGQLFALPSIDTSPKSIPQNLPRSGVIKFVGREEVLETLHQQLQENERVAISAITGMGGIGKTELALQYGDRHWKQGTYSGGICWFPVRDEDVGIKIIDFAREIGLQPPDNFYLLNKVKYCWRNWQAGDVLVVFDDVREYQQIKDYLPPNEPRFKILVTTRQQWLGQSFKRVILEVLEENAALELLVSFVGEERVDLEKEEAKKLCADLGYLPLGLELVARYLQRKPNLSLIKMCQRLALEHRSLIERSGDMTAKLGVKAAFELSWRELKEETQELACLLSIFALALIPWELVEQCLPEEDKEDLEDIRDDFLVDFSLLEDKGENSYQLHQLIREFLIGKREELADVEDMKRGFCYVIAPIGQKISNTPTQSDILELTLEIPHLIETVIHQKDYLADEDLIIPFTGLGKFYKGQAAYNKALFYYEKCLAISKERFGEEHYDVATSFNNLAEVYYSLGNFQEPESLYLKALEIWKKLLGEEHHDFATGLNNLAKLYNSQGRFEQAEPLYLKALGIWKKLVGEEHHDFATGLNNLAVLYYSKGRYQQAEPLYKQALQIRKKLLGEEHPNVVQSLNNLAVLYNSQGRYSEAEPLYKQALEMGIKLLGESHPDVALSLNNLAALYDSQERYSEAEPLYLQALQVRKKLLGEEHPDIAQNLNNLAVLYSSQGNYSEAESHCKQALQMRKKLLGESHPEVANSLNNLATLYRLQKRYSEAEILYLQTLQMRKKLLGESHPDFVTSLNNLAGLYNLQRRYQEAQTLYKQALNISEQLLGVGHPKTMMVRENYASCLKSMVVEKKYQA
- a CDS encoding trypco2 family protein is translated as MPEQNLIGLSELIEQVKQELLTKAPENENDIPLLSVDSVELELQVTVKNEAKGGIKIYVLELGGGNSQDDVQKVKVKLSPLLNKEQMLGIYKKKYPERWNELLETSTEGGMKGNEQPGF
- a CDS encoding type II toxin-antitoxin system RelE/ParE family toxin produces the protein MIVSFKNQGTEDVFDGNDSKEARKQCPINCWEVARRKLDQLNAASSLDDIKVPPGNRLEALKGERKGQYSIRINDKYRICFIWTVQDASEVEIVDYH
- a CDS encoding HigA family addiction module antitoxin, with the translated sequence MKIPKFRPPTHPGEILLKDFLEPMGITQRQLADALHVPYQRINELVNQKRGITPSTAIRLSKFFGNSSQFWLNLQQNWELYHVMKEEEEEIKTIFQFKSAG
- a CDS encoding Uma2 family endonuclease: MTALSLQIPPSLKFTDEEFEQIVAFNQELRLELTAEGKLIIMSPTGGETGNRNFEIYIDLGVWNRKNKLGKAFDSSTGFKLPNGATRSPDASWIKIERWDALTPQQRKKYLPLCPDFAVELVSESDDVEDTRKKMLEYIENGLRLGWLINPKDKLVEIYRIGKEVEILDSPDSLSGEDVLIGFSLDLEVIFG
- a CDS encoding Uma2 family endonuclease, which gives rise to MQSVINFLTIKEYLELEHNSEIRHEYVDGEVFAMAGASEEHNLIVTNIIALLRPHLRGTPYRTFASDMKVKVKVQKADIFYYPDVLVTCDPNDNERYFKTSPKLIVEVLSNSTKTIDKREKRLNYQNIQSLQEYVLISQDEIKVEIYRQDSQVNWLMQILGKNDELRLDSIDLTITMAEIYEDVVKIL